The bacterium genome includes a region encoding these proteins:
- the aspA gene encoding aspartate ammonia-lyase — MEKKKKAKAVKKSISAKTTSVKPDKRSCGSVRKEKDLLGEKSVPNDAYYGIQTLRGLENFNISGITLNFFPIMISSFAIVKKAAAKANYDLGLIEKPVFNAIVKACDEIIAGKLNDHFPIDMIQGGAGTTTNMNANEVVANRALEIMGKKRGEYQFCHPNNHVNLSQSTNDVYPTAAKIAIIKKNQLLIDVLKELISSFRKKGKEFASVIKIGRTQLQDAVPMTLGQSFEAYAVTLEEEVLRLEENAKLFLEVNMGATAIGTGINSDPGYAKKVVSYLKEITKLKIVSAKNLIEATQDAGSFVMYSSALKRTAIKLSKICDDLRLLSSGPRAGFNEINLPPMQPGSSIMPGKVNPVIPEVVNQIAFKVIGNDLTVSLAAAAGQLELNVMLPVVTQSIFESIDILKNGMDTLKTRCVDGITANVERCKELVYNSIGLLTALNPVLGYDVSNKLAKEASETNKGIYQLILEKKLLKKEELEELLKPENMIAPKKLVKKSSKKR; from the coding sequence ATGGAGAAGAAAAAAAAGGCTAAGGCAGTAAAAAAGAGTATTTCCGCTAAAACAACAAGCGTTAAACCCGATAAAAGGAGTTGCGGTTCTGTTAGAAAAGAGAAAGACCTGCTGGGTGAAAAATCTGTACCAAACGATGCCTACTATGGAATACAGACTTTGAGAGGGCTTGAAAATTTTAATATTAGTGGTATCACTCTAAACTTTTTTCCTATAATGATAAGTTCTTTTGCTATAGTGAAGAAAGCTGCTGCTAAAGCAAATTATGACCTTGGACTAATCGAAAAACCCGTCTTCAATGCCATTGTTAAGGCATGCGATGAGATTATTGCAGGGAAATTGAATGACCATTTTCCTATTGATATGATACAGGGCGGAGCTGGAACAACCACAAATATGAATGCCAACGAAGTGGTTGCTAACCGTGCTCTTGAAATAATGGGAAAAAAACGAGGGGAATATCAATTTTGTCATCCTAACAACCACGTAAACCTTTCTCAATCTACCAACGATGTTTATCCGACTGCTGCAAAAATAGCAATTATCAAGAAGAACCAACTACTTATAGATGTTCTTAAGGAATTAATTTCATCTTTTAGAAAAAAAGGTAAAGAATTTGCTTCTGTTATAAAGATAGGTCGGACACAGTTGCAAGACGCTGTCCCTATGACTCTTGGGCAATCTTTTGAGGCTTACGCTGTTACTCTCGAAGAAGAAGTTTTAAGGTTAGAAGAAAACGCAAAACTTTTTCTTGAAGTAAATATGGGTGCAACAGCTATTGGAACAGGTATAAACTCAGACCCAGGGTACGCAAAAAAGGTAGTTTCTTATTTAAAAGAGATAACAAAACTTAAGATTGTTAGTGCAAAAAACCTTATAGAAGCAACTCAAGACGCTGGTTCTTTTGTGATGTATTCTTCTGCTTTAAAAAGAACAGCCATAAAATTGAGTAAGATTTGTGATGATTTACGACTTCTTTCTTCAGGACCGAGAGCTGGCTTTAATGAGATAAACCTTCCACCAATGCAACCGGGTTCTTCAATTATGCCAGGTAAGGTTAACCCTGTAATACCAGAGGTTGTTAACCAGATTGCTTTCAAGGTTATTGGTAACGACCTTACAGTTAGTTTAGCCGCTGCCGCAGGACAACTTGAACTAAATGTTATGTTACCTGTTGTCACTCAGAGCATATTTGAATCGATAGATATCTTGAAAAATGGTATGGATACCCTTAAAACAAGGTGCGTAGACGGTATCACTGCTAATGTAGAGCGTTGTAAAGAGTTGGTCTATAACAGTATTGGGCTACTAACTGCTCTTAACCCTGTTCTTGGTTATGATGTTAGTAACAAACTTGCTAAAGAAGCCAGTGAAACAAATAAAGGGATATACCAACTTATTCTGGAGAAGAAACTTCTTAAAAAAGAAGAACTTGAAGAGTTGCTTAAACCAGAAAATATGATTGCTCCAAAAAAACTTGTAAAAAAAAGTAGTAAAAAACGGTAA
- a CDS encoding 4Fe-4S binding protein, producing the protein MSRYKDLVKRRRQKQIIITVVFLLVIAGGWIYPAIGYLVPLCMLLGIFLGIFKGRIWCNYYCPRGSFFDVAGKPLSPQKKIPVFLRSFWFRVVILVLMMLMMSLQISKRVPDFKNIGTFFVTLLTAVTLVGIVLSLIIHQRTWCSFCPVGSLSNWFCIKEPFLKIDSTKCVQCKLCAKVCPIQLKPYRFASEGINEVLEKDCLRCSLCVEVCPKDALIKN; encoded by the coding sequence ATGAGCAGATACAAAGACTTAGTTAAAAGAAGACGTCAAAAACAGATTATCATAACAGTTGTTTTCCTATTGGTAATTGCAGGAGGGTGGATATACCCTGCTATAGGGTATCTTGTGCCTTTATGTATGTTGTTAGGCATTTTTTTAGGAATATTTAAAGGTAGGATTTGGTGTAACTATTACTGTCCAAGAGGAAGTTTTTTTGATGTAGCAGGCAAACCTTTAAGCCCACAAAAAAAGATACCCGTTTTTTTAAGAAGTTTTTGGTTTAGGGTTGTTATACTTGTCTTAATGATGCTTATGATGAGTCTACAAATATCAAAAAGGGTTCCAGATTTTAAAAATATTGGAACTTTTTTTGTAACTCTTTTGACTGCTGTTACACTTGTAGGTATAGTTTTGTCTTTAATTATTCACCAGAGAACTTGGTGTTCTTTTTGTCCCGTAGGTTCTTTATCTAACTGGTTTTGCATAAAAGAACCTTTTTTAAAGATCGATTCTACAAAATGTGTCCAATGTAAACTTTGTGCAAAAGTTTGCCCCATCCAACTAAAACCATATAGATTTGCCTCTGAAGGTATAAATGAAGTTTTAGAGAAAGATTGTCTAAGATGTTCTTTATGTGTAGAGGTTTGCCCTAAAGATGCACTTATAAAAAACTAA